The window AGCGCGGTATTGTTTTTCCCGAGGGTACCGATGAGAATGGTGATGTAATTGTAGTACCTCCCGATACTGATTTAGACGACGATGGTGTTCTTGATACTTTAGATGAGTTTCCGGCCGATCCTAGCGAAAGTACCGATACCGATAACGACGGCGTGGGTGATAACTCGGATAATTGTCCTACTGTTAATTCCAACAACTTAAATGATCGTGATGATGATGGTGTTGGTGATATCTGTGATAACTGCCCGGATAACGATAATGCCGATCAGGTAGATACAGATGAAGATGGTATTGGCGATGCTTGTGAAGTATAAAAAGAGCCTTGCGTAACTCCTTAAAAATATTCAGATTTATTTTG is drawn from bacterium and contains these coding sequences:
- a CDS encoding thrombospondin type 3 repeat-containing protein is translated as MNKKMNIFFAVLMIAATFLVSSCGGDAERGIVFPEGTDENGDVIVVPPDTDLDDDGVLDTLDEFPADPSESTDTDNDGVGDNSDNCPTVNSNNLNDRDDDGVGDICDNCPDNDNADQVDTDEDGIGDACEV